The following nucleotide sequence is from Saccharothrix texasensis.
ACGGTGCAGGCGGGATCGCAGGGCAGGACGACGGGGGCGTGCAGGCGCAGCGACATGCCCCGATCCTGCCGCACTCGATCGAGCGACACACAACGTGGCGGGCCACGCGTCACCCCGTAACCCGAACAGTGGGTTTGACCTTTTGGGGCGGTGTTCACCCGCTGGATGGACGTAATCTCCGAAACGTTGGGAGAGGTGGTGGTCCCGCTGATCCGGCGAAGGAGTGACAGTGGCTCGTAACGGTGGAAGTGCCCGACCCGGCGAGCGCCGCGGCAGGGGGGAGCCCGCGGCGGCGGTCCTGCGATCGGAGGCCGATTTCTCCGAGCCGGGCCTGTCCCGGGAACGTCGATGGCTCGCACTGTTCCTGTTGGTGCACTTGGTGGACGACAACGGCAGGATGAGCACCGCGTACCGGCGGGTGCTCCGACGGGCGGCGCGAACACCCGGGCACTGGGCGCACGGCCGCTCGCTCGGCGCGGTCCGGGCCGAGGTGACGCGCTGGATCGGCGCGCAGGCCAGGCCCGAGTGCGTGCCGCCGTGGGAGCGGGTCGCGAGCCTGGTCCACGCCGCCGTGCACCCGACGCTCGTGCCCGAGGTGGTGGCGACCGCCCGCTACCTGCACGGCCTGGTCGTCGGCGTGGCGACCGACGACCCCCGTCCGCGCTGGCTCGACCCGGAGGTCGACGACATCACCACGACGATGATCGGCGGCCCGGAGTGGGCCCGCAAGCACGGCCTGGCCGCACCCGCGGACCGGGGGCCCGGTGACGCCGCGGCCGGCGGCGGGGGCCTCCCGACCCGGGAGGCGAGGGCGTACGAGATGTTGTGGACGGTGGTGCGGGTGCACCGCGACGCGGAGGCCCGGATCGCCGAGCTGGAGCACCAGGTGCGCCAGTTGCACGAGGAGAACGCCCGGCTCTCCGGCGACGTCACCACGTGGCTGGGCGACTACCGGCCGGCGATCCCCGACCAGGACCGCGGGTCCCGCCGCCGTCCCGTCGCCGACCGCCACCTCGCCGACCGCCACCGCCCGGAGGCGGACCCGGCGCGGTCCTTCACCTACCCGCTGCCCGTCGAGCTGCCCGCGTCCCAACCGTCCGCCGGCTGACCGCGCGGCTGGGAGGTGTCACCGCGTCACCGGCAGGATGGCGCGCACCTCCCAGCCGCCGCCGGCGCGGGCGCCCGCGCTGAACCGGCCGCCCAGCAGCTCGACGCGCTCCCGCATGCCCACCAACCCGTAACCACCGGACCCGCCGACCGGCGCCGCCTTGCGCGCCCGCCCGTCGTCGGCCACCAGCACGTGCACCGCACCGTCCGAAACGGACACCGAGACGTCCACGGTGGACGCGCCCTCGGCGTGCTTGCGCGCGTTGGTCAACGACTCCTGCACCAGCCGCAGCACCGAGCGGCCCAACGACGGCGGCACGGGCGCCGGCAGGTCGACGTGCAGCCGCACGGGCTGGCCGGACCGCTCCACCACCCCGCGCACGTCGTCGGCCAGGTCGCTGGACGCGGTCGGCGCGTCGGCCTCGGTGTCGCGCAGCGTGCCGACCAGGCGGCGCATCTCGGCCAACGCCTCGTTGCCGCTGCGCACGATGATCGGCAGCGCCTCGCCCGCCGCGGCCGGCACGGCCTGCGCCGCCTGCGCGTGCACCACCATGCCGGTCACGTAGTGCGCGATCACGTCGTGCAGCTCGCGGGCCAGCGCCATCCGCTCGGTGTGCTGCGCCGCCGCGACCTCGGCCCGCACGGCGGTCGCGCGTTCCCGGTCGCGGGCGCGGAAGTACAGCCCGGTGCCGAGCGACAGCGCCAGCAGCACCCCGCCGAACACCGACTGCGGCCAGAACCCGGGCCCGCTGTAGTCGTCCGGCCAGTGCGGCGACCGGTACTCCGGCCGCACGACGGCGGCGAGCGCGGTCACCGCGACGACCAGCACGACCCCGGCCACCGCGCGCGCCGGCGGGGCCTGCCGCACCACCACCGCGACGATCGCCATCAGGGCCGCCACCTCGGCCACCACCAGGCCGCCGATCATCGGCGTCACGGGCGCGACACCCGCCACGAGCAGCACGACCGAGCTCGCGCCCACCGCCGTCGCGGCGGTCAGCACGGCGTCGAACGGGCGCCGGGGCGCGAGCACGGCCAGCGCGCACACCACGACCGCGCCGGGGATGTGCCACCAGCCGCCCTCGCCGAGGAACCCGATGCCGACGAGGAGGAGCAGGGCGCACGCCAGCGGCCACTGGCGGCGGAGCAGGGCCCGCCACCCGAGCTGAGTGCTCTCCACGGGACCTCACGGTAGGTGGTCGCGGCGCGCGGCGCGTCCGACCCCGGTCGGGTGGCCCGTCAACCGGGAGGCTGACCCGAACGCCCGGTTAAACACACCAGTGGCCGATGTCGGATGACGAATCCCGGGGTGACTCTTGAGTGGTGAGTCGGGGAACGGGAGGTGCACGATGTTCGGAGTGGTCGCTACTTGGGCGGGCGCGGTGCTCGGCCTGCTGGTGCTGGTCCTGATGGCGCTGGCGGGCGTGTTGATCGATTCCCAGCGCTGAGCCGGGGGTGTGCCGCGGCTCAGCCGCCGAGTCCCCCGGCGCGTCGCCGGAGCAGTTCGGCCAGGCGTCCGGGTGAGTGGGGCAGGGTCGTTTCCTCGGGGGTGGTGGGGAAGCGGGCGGGTCCGCCGGCGCGGGCGCGGTGGGCCGCCGCCGGGTCGAGCCGGAACGCGGGCCGGTTGCCGGAGTGGCGTTGCCGCGAGCGCAGCCACGACAGCCGGTGCCGCGACTCGGCGTGGTGGTCGGTGATGGTGACGGCCGCCAGGTCGAAGGAGTGCAGCACGGCCCGGTTCAGCTCGACCACGGCGCGGTCGCGCCACAGCGAGCGCTCGGTGGACGTGTCCAGGCCGAGGGCCTCGGCGACGGACCGGGCGGCGCCGCAGGCGTTCTCGTCGGCCAGGCTCCTGGCGCCGATCTCGGAGCCGACGAACCACGAGTTGAACGGCGCGGCGGGGTAGGTGACGCCGCCGATGGTCAGCCGCGTGTTGCTGATCACGGGCACGGCGTGCCAGCGCAGGCCGAGCTGCCCGAACCAGGGCAGGTCGGGGTGTTCGAGGACGACCTCGTGCACCGCGTCCGGCGGCACGGTGAACAGCCGCGCGCCCTCGTGCGCGGTCTCCACCACCAGCGGCAGCAGGTCGAAGCGGCCGGGCGGCTCGGGCGGCTGCCAGCCCATGGCCCGCACGGCGTCGGTGAACCCCCGGTAGCGGAGGTCGCCCGAGCCGTCGCCGTGGCCCGCGTACCGGACCAGCTGCTCGTTCCAGATGCACGGCCCCGGCGCGGTCGGGGTGTCCGGCGCGAACACCGTGACCAGCGGGCGGATCTCGCCGCCGTTGGTCGCCTGGCGCAGGTGCTCGACGCACTCGCCGGCCACGGCGGCGGCGTTGCGCAGGCCGCGCAGGTCGCGGACCTTGAGCCGGCGCCACGGCACGCCGCTGGTGCACCAGCCGGAGTCGCGCAGGGCGATCCGCGCGCCGTAGGCGAGCTCGTGGGCGGTGTGCCGGTAGGTGCCGGTGCGGGCGACCTCGTCGCGGACCTGGGCCAGGCGTGGTCCGACCGGTCCGGCTTCGGGGTGGGCGATGTGGAACATGCGGAGGAACCCCTCCGCCGCGTCCACGTCGAACGTTATCGGTTCGTTGTCTACTGCGGTCACGGGCGGCAACCGTAGTTGTGGATCGGTGTGACTCGTCACTGCCAGACGGGGCACATCGGGTGATCCACAAATCCCACCCGATCCGGTGACGAATCCACGCGCAGTCGCCGCATCGGTCGTCCGGGACCGTGACTTTATGCCTCGGTCAGGTGAGCTCGACCCGCTCGAACATCAGGTCGTGGCTGATCCGCTCCTCCTCGACCGCCCGCTGCTCGAACTTCGTCACGGGCCGCCACCCCGGCCGGGGCGCCCAACCGTCGAACCGGTTGCGCAGCAGCGGCTCGGCCGAGCACACCCGGAGCATCTGCTCGGCGTACTCCTCCCAGTCCGTCGCCAGGTGCAGCGTGCCGCCGGGCCGCAGGCGCGACGCCACGAGCCGCACGAACTCCGGCTGCACGAGCCGGCGCTTGTGGTGCTTCTTCTTCGGCCACGGGTCGGGGAAGTAGATGCGCACCTCGGCGAGCGAGGCGGGCTCCACGTGCTCGGTGAGCAGGTCGACCGCGTCACCGCGCAGGACCCGCAGGTTCGTCACCTCGAGCGCCTCGGCGCGCAGCAGCAGCTGCGCCAGGCCGGGCTTGTAGACCTCGACGGCCACGTAGTTCAGCTCGGGCGCGGCGGCGACCAGCTGGGAGGTGGTCTCACCCATGCCGGAACCGATCTCCAGCACGACGGGCGCCTCGCGCCCGAACCACTCGTCGAAGTGCACGGGACCGGCCGGGAGCGCCTTGACCTCGCGGCCCAAGCGCTCCCAGTGGCGGTCCCATGCGCGCTGCTGCCCCACGGTCATCCGTTCGCCGCGTTGGACGTAGCTGACGACGGATCGGTGGTGGGGCGGTCGCTGGCGGCTGGACGTCACGGGCGTACAGCCTAGGTGGTGCGCTAGGCGATGTTCTCCAGGTCCTCGATCTGCTCGCGCAGCTCGGCGGGGGTGAACTCGATGGCTTGGCGCTGACCGGGGCCCCGGTGCGCGGGGAGCAGGTCGACGAAACCGGGGTGCCGGTCCGTGAACTGCACGGTGGTCGGTTCGGCGGGGCCGTAGACGCCGCTCTCGGACGGCACGAACTCCCAGTAACCGACCTCGCCCTCGGTCGCCCAGGGGACGAACACCCAACCCGGCCGGCTGCCCAGCAACCGGGTCACCTCGTCCTCCAGGGCGAACGCCGCCGCGCGCGAGGCGATGCGGCCCCGGTCCAGGGCCCTGAGCCACCAAGGTGCGGGTGCCTCGGGACCCACCGCGCGGAACATGGCGAGCACTTGCTGCTCGTCGGCCCGGTGGATCCAGGCTCGACGCGTCTGTGCGGGTGAGTCGGCGAGGCCGACCCCTCCCGCGGCTTCGATCGCGTGCGACCATTCCAGCGCCAACATCGGTTCGACGCGAAGGGCGTGGTCGCGTTGCCGTGGCAGCTTCTTGGACCCGGTTGCCGAGTGGTCGGCGTTCAGGTCCGGATCAAGCACCGTCACGGGTTCACCTCCGGGGGGTTCCTTGACGGGGGACATCCGAATTCGCGTGCGGGCAGGTGCCTGCCTCACGATTCGCGCTTTCCATCTGACCCGGTTCAGAAGCGCTTGTCATGGGGCTGTGCCGGAGTTCACGACGTCTTAACGAACGCCTTACTCCGCTTGCCGGAATCAGGAACTGTGAAACATCGTCGACCTGGAATAACTGTGATGCCGAACACAGGGGGAATTGGTGACGGGGAGAGCGGTTGTCGCCGCGGTCCTGCTCGCGTTGCTGGCGCCGGGAGTGGCCCGGGCGCAGACGATCGAGGAGCAGCAGTGGCACCTGGCCGCCTTGGAGGTGTCCGCCGCGCACGCCATCACGCGCGGTGACGGCGTGGTCGTGGCGGTGGTCGACTCGGGCGTGGACGACACCCGCCCGGACCTGGCGGGCGCGTTGCTGCCGGGCGCCGGTTTCGGCTCGGCGAGCGGCACGGACGGCACCGAGGACAAGGACGGCCACGGCACCGCGATGGCGACGCTGATCGCCGGACGGGCGGTGGACGGCGGCGCGCTCGGCGTCGCGCCCGGCGCGATGATCATGCCGGTCTCGGTCGGCGCGGACGGCGACAAGTTCACCACCGCGTCCGTCGCCGAGGGCGTGACCTGGGCCGTCGACCAGGGCGCCGACGTCATCAACCTGTCCCTGACCTCGCTCGCGACGCTCACCCCGGACCTGCTGCGGGCGGTCAACCACGCGTTCGACAACGACGCCGTGGTGGTCGCCGGCACCGGCAACGACGGTGACGAGCACGTGGGCGCGCCCGCGAACATCAAGGGCGTCATCGCGGTCTCCGGCACGATCGAGGGCAACGGGCCGTGGCCGGAGTCCAACACCGGTCCGGAGACCGTGCTCGCCGCGCCCGCGCAGCGCATCGTCACCGCCGTGCCGGTGTCGGTCGTGGACACCGGCTACGCCGAGGTGGACGGCACGAGCGCGGCGACGGCGCTGGTCTCGGGCGCGGCGGCGCTGGTGCGCGCCCGCTACCCGGAACTGGACGCGGGCAACGTGGTGAACCGGCTCATCGCCACGGCCACCGACCTGCTCGCGCCCGGCCGGGACGACGTGACCGGGTTCGGCCAGGTCGACCCGGTCGCCGCGCTGACCGCCGAGGTGCCGCGGGTGGAGCGCAACCCGCTGGCGCCGCCGCCGCGCACGTCGTCGGCCGCACCGCCGCCGACCTCGGGCGAGGACCTGGCCGCGCCGCCGGCCGAGGCGGACGGCGGCACCCGGCTGCTGGTGGCGTTCGGCGGTCTGACCGCGGTGGGGATCGTGGTGGCGGCGGTGAGCCTGCTGCTGGCCCGGCGCAGTCGGGTCCGCCGCGCGCCGGTGCCGGTCGTCACCGAAATCCCGCCGCCGTCCGACGACTTCTGGCGCGACGACCGGTTCTGAGCCGTGACGCGGTCGGCGAATCGGTTTCCCGGTGCTCCGGGAGAGCGCCTGTCACTCGGTCGCGTGATATTCCACGGATTCCTTCGTGAGTTGCATGAAGGCCTCTTCGAGTGAGCCGAGTTGCGGGCTCAACTCGTGCAACGTGATGCCGTTCGACGCGGCCAGCTCGCCGATGAACGCGGGTTCCACCCCGTGCACGACGAGCGCGCCGTCGGACGCGGTGGCCTCGGCGATGCGGGCCCGCCCGTCGAGCAGCTCGCGCAGCCGGTCCAGCTGCGGCGAGCGGACGCGCACGGTGTCCTCGGTGGCGTCGGCGATGAACTGCTCGGTGCTGGTCTGCGAGATGAGCTTGCCGCGCCCGATCACGATCAGGTCCTGCGCGGTCTGGGCCATCTCCGAGAGCAGGTGGCTCGACACGAACACGGTGCGGCCCTCGGCGGCCAGCCGGTGCATGAACTGGCGGATCCAGAGGATGCCCTCGGGGTCGAGGCCGTTGACCGGCTCGTCGAACATCAGCACCTCGGGGTCGCCGAGCAGGGCGCCCGCGATGCCGAGCCGCTGGGACATGCCCAGCGAGAACCCGCCGGCGCGGCGCTTGGCGACCTGGGTGAGGCCGACCGCGTCCAGCACCTCGTCCACGCGCTTGTCCGGGATCCGGTTGGACCGGGCGAGCCACTGCAGGTGTGCCCGCGCGGAGCGGTTGGGGTGCACCCACTTCGCGTCCAGCAGCGCGCCGACCACGCGCAACGGCTCGCGCAGGGACCGGTAGTCCTGGCCCTTCACGGTGACCTTGCCGCGGGTGGGGCGGTCGAGGCCGAGGATCATCCGCATGGTGGTGGACTTGCCCGCGCCGTTGGGCCCGAGGAAACCGGTGACCCGGCCCGGCTGCACGCTGAACGACAGGTCGTCCACGGCCACGGTCCTGCCGTAGTGCTTGGTGAGGCCGGTCGCTTCGATCATGACATCTCCCGTCCGATCTAACGCTTGTGGCGAAAGCTAAAGCAGAAGAGCCCGGGCCACCCCCCGAAGGTGACCCGAGCTCCCCCTTTTCCCCCGGCTGCCCGCGTGCCGGCCCCCGAATGCCGGCGGCGCGGGAGTGCCCGTTACGCGTCCCGCCGCTTCACCACGACGAGCGAGATGACGTAGATCGCCAGCGCGATGGCGGCGAAGTACGCGAACGAGCCCCACGGGCTCAGCTCGCCGATCGCGGGCGGGCCCGCGCCGTCCGGGATGGCGCTCGCGTCCGGGTCGCCCAGGATGAACTTCTGGGCCACCAGGAACGGCATCCAGTTCTGGATGTCGTCGCCGATGTTCGGGATGAGCCCGACCACGTTCTCGAGCACCAGCGCGAACACCAGGATGATCGACACCGCGCCCGCGGTCTGCCGCACCAGCGCGCCGATGCCCAGGGCGAGCAGCGCGCCCGCGCCGTAGATCAGGCCGACGCCGGCGACGTGCCGCCAGTCGTTGGCGGAGGTCAGCGCGAGCTGCGAGTTGTCGGACGCGAGCACCCAGCTCAGGCCCCACGACCCGAACGAGGCGGCCAGGCCGACCAGGGCGGACAGCAGCACCACGACGACCGCCTTGGCGACCATCGGCGAGGTGCGGTCCGGGGCCGCCTGGAACGTCGACTTGATCGTGCCGAAGCGGTACTCGGTGGTGACCGCCAGCGCGGCCATCACCATGATCACGTAGAGCCCGAACGTGTGGGTGAACACCGCGCCGATCACCGGCATCGGGGCGTTGTCCCAGTTGGCGGCGATGATCGCGGTCAGACCGAGGGTCAGGCCGAGCGCCAGCAGCATGCACCACCACGGCGAGCGGGTGGAGAACAGCTTGATCCGTTCAACGGCGAGCAGAGTCATCGGTGGTCACTTCCCCGTCTCGGCGAGTTCGGCGTGGTACTCGACAGAATCGCCGGTGAGCTGCATGAATGCCTGTTCGAGCGAACCGCGCTGCGGGCTCAGCTCGTGCAGCACCACGCCGCTGGCCGCCGCGATGTCACCGATCTCGTCACTGAGCACACCCGACACGGTGAGCGAGCCGTCGGCGTCCTCACGGACGGTGAAGCCCTTGTCGATGAGCATCGCGCCCAGCTTGTCCGCGTGCGGGCTGCGCACCCGGACGGTGTTCTCGGTCGACCGCTCCACGAACTCGGTGGTGCTGGACTGCGAGATGAGCTTGCCGCGCCCGATGACCACGAGGTCCTGGGCGGTCAGCGCCATCTCCGAGAGCAGGTGGCTCGACACCAGCACGGTGCGGCCCTCGGCGGCCAGCCCCTGCATGAACTGGCGGATCCAGAGGATGCCCTCGGGGTCGAGGCCGTTGACCGGCTCGTCGAACAGCAACACCTTCGGGTCGCCCAGCAGGGCGCCCGCGATGCCGAGCCGCTGGGACATGCCGAGGGAGAACCCGCCGGCGCGGCGCTTGGCGACCTTCGTCAGGCCGACCATGTCCAGCACCTCGTCCACCCGGCGGTCGGGCAGGCCGTTCGACTTGGCCAGCCACTGCAGGTGCGCCCGCGCGGAGCGGTTCGGGTGCACCCACTTGGCGTCGAGCAGCGCGCCGACGGTCCGCAGCGGGCGGTCGAGCTGTGCGTACGGCTTGCCGCCGATGAGCACCTGGCCCGCGCTCGGCCGGTCGAGGCCGAGGATCATGCGCATGGTGGTGGACTTGCCCGCGCCGTTCGGGCCGAGGAACCCGGTGACCCGACCGGGCTCGACGGTGAAGGACAGGTTGTCCACCGCCATCGTCTTCCCGTAGCGCTTGGTGAGGCCGACAGCCTCGATCATGATTTCTCCCCTGGACGACACATCCCCCGGACTAGGCAGAACCCTGCCCGGTCCACCGGGTCTCGCACATCGGTCTGTAGTTGACTCGTCGGTGCGACTTCAGTCTTATCGTGGTCGCTACCTCGGTTGTAGTAATCCGTGTTCACCCTGAGTTGTCCCCTAGGCGTTCACCGGGTCGTTCTCAGGGATGGGACCGAAGCGGACATCCGCGCGTGTCCTACCTCCAGAACGCGCGAGTCCTACGTTCGGAACGCGCGAGTCCTACGTTCAGGACACCCGAGTTGAACGCTCGGACCGCGGCGGACCGCGACGCCCGGCGGTGGGACGGCCCGGCTAGGCCGCGAAGTACCGGTCCAGCACGGCCGCCGCGCCGTCGTCGAAGATCGTGCCGGTGACCGCGTCGGCCACCTCTTGCACGGCGACCGGCGCCTGGCCCATCGCGACGCCGTGCGCGGCCCACCGCAGCATCTCGACGTCGTTGGACCCGTCGCCGATGGCCAGCGTGTCCCGCTCGGACACGCCGAGCGCGGCACGCAGGTCCTCCAGCGCCGCGCCCTTGGTCACGCCGGGAGGCGACAACGTCAGCCACGCCTCGTTGTGGTCGCACGACGCCGTCACGCCGGGCAGCTCGACGTCGAGCATCCGCAGCGCCAGCTCCTCCGGCGTGCGGCCGACCCAGCGCATGACCAGCCGGGACGTCGTGGTGGCCACCAGCTCCTCGTACGGCACCTGGCGCACCTCGCCCCACAGGTCGCCGTCCGCGAACCGGCCGAACGCCAGGTTGCCGACCCCGGTCAGCTCGACCGCGAACACCGCGTCGGGCAGCAGGCCGCGCAGGTGCTCGACCGACGGCCCGGGGTCGAACTCGACCTTGCGGATCACCTCGCGGGTGGTCGTGTCCCACCACACCGCGCCGTTGGAGCAGATCGCGGTGGTGCCGCGCAGGCCCAGGTCGTCGATGATCGGCCGGGTGCCGATGAGGCTGCGGCCGGTGGAGAGGACGACGTGCGCGCCGTCGTCCACGGCCCGGCCGATGGCCGCGCGCACGGCCGGCGCGATGTCCTCGCGACCCACGGGGGTGATCGTGCCGTCGATGTCCAGGGCGATGAGGCGTGGTCTCCAGGTCACTGGTGTCACCCTACTGGGCGAGCATTAATGAACCATGGTTCAATAATCCCGTGGCACGACCGAAGACGATCACGGACGAACGGCTGCTGGCCGCGGCGGCGGAGGTGATCGGCCGCAAGGGGCCGGGGTTCACCGTCGCCGACGTCGCCGAGCGGGCGGGCGTCTCGGTGGGCACGGTGGCCGGCCGGTTCGGCTCGAAGAGCGGCCTGCTCCAGGCCCTGACCAGGCAGACCATGGACGGGAACGTCCGGCGGATGCACGCGGCGGCGGCCGCGGCGCGGGACCCGGCCGAAGGGCTGCGGGCGGCGTTGCTGACCTGGTTCGAGGGCATGACGGACCCGGCCGAGGCGCAGAACCACCTGGCCCAGCTCGGTGTCGACCTGATCGACCCGGAGCTGCGGGCGCTGCTCGCCGAGCTGTACGCGGCGACCGAGCGGACCGTGGTAGAGCTCACCCGCCCGGTGGACCTGCCGCACGGCCCGCCGCCGGAACGCGCGGCGCGGGTGCTCACCGGCTTGCTCTACGGCGTGTCGATGGACTGGTCCGTCCGACCGCGCGGCGAGCTGGCCGACCGGCTGGCGGAGGACGTGGACGCGGTGCTGGACGCGTGGAAGGGGAGATGATGTCGGCGTTGGAGGGCAAGGTCGCGGCGGTCACGGGCGCGACGCGGGGCGCGGGGCGCGCCATCGCGGTCGAGCTGGGCGCGGCGGGCGCGACGGTGTTCGTCGGCGGGCGGTCGACGCGCGGGCACAAGTCGCCGATCGGCCGGGACGAGACGATCGAGGAGACGGCGGAGCTCGTCACGGCGGCGGGCGGGCGCGGCATCCCGGTGCGGTGCGACTTCACCGTGCCGGCGGACGTGGACGCGTTCCGGGCCCGCGTCGAGTCCGAAGGGGACGGTCGGCTGGACGTCCTGGTGGACGACGTGTGGGGCGGTGAGGCGGACACCGAGTTCACGGTGTTCTGGGAGCAGGACCTGGACCGGCAGCTGCGGATGTGGCGCAACAGCATGGAGGCGCACTTCGTCACCCTGCACCGCCTGCTGCCGCTGCTGATCCGCGAGCCGGGCGGGCTGCTGGTCGAGATGACCGACGGCGACAGCGACGAGTTCTACAGCCAGTCGCTGGCCTACGACTCGGTGAAGGTCGGCATCCGGCGGATCGGCACGGTCATGGCGAAGGAGCTGGAGGCGTTCGGCGGCACGTCGGTCGCCGTCACGCCCGGGTTCCTGCGGTCGGAGCAGATGTTGGAGCACTTCGGCGTGACCGAGGAGAACTGGCGCGACGCCATCGCCCGGGAACCGCACTACGCGATGTCGGAGACGCCCCGCTACGTGGGCCGCGGCGTGGCGGCGCTGGCCG
It contains:
- a CDS encoding TetR/AcrR family transcriptional regulator yields the protein MARPKTITDERLLAAAAEVIGRKGPGFTVADVAERAGVSVGTVAGRFGSKSGLLQALTRQTMDGNVRRMHAAAAAARDPAEGLRAALLTWFEGMTDPAEAQNHLAQLGVDLIDPELRALLAELYAATERTVVELTRPVDLPHGPPPERAARVLTGLLYGVSMDWSVRPRGELADRLAEDVDAVLDAWKGR
- a CDS encoding sensor histidine kinase is translated as MESTQLGWRALLRRQWPLACALLLLVGIGFLGEGGWWHIPGAVVVCALAVLAPRRPFDAVLTAATAVGASSVVLLVAGVAPVTPMIGGLVVAEVAALMAIVAVVVRQAPPARAVAGVVLVVAVTALAAVVRPEYRSPHWPDDYSGPGFWPQSVFGGVLLALSLGTGLYFRARDRERATAVRAEVAAAQHTERMALARELHDVIAHYVTGMVVHAQAAQAVPAAAGEALPIIVRSGNEALAEMRRLVGTLRDTEADAPTASSDLADDVRGVVERSGQPVRLHVDLPAPVPPSLGRSVLRLVQESLTNARKHAEGASTVDVSVSVSDGAVHVLVADDGRARKAAPVGGSGGYGLVGMRERVELLGGRFSAGARAGGGWEVRAILPVTR
- a CDS encoding nitric oxide synthase oxygenase yields the protein MTAVDNEPITFDVDAAEGFLRMFHIAHPEAGPVGPRLAQVRDEVARTGTYRHTAHELAYGARIALRDSGWCTSGVPWRRLKVRDLRGLRNAAAVAGECVEHLRQATNGGEIRPLVTVFAPDTPTAPGPCIWNEQLVRYAGHGDGSGDLRYRGFTDAVRAMGWQPPEPPGRFDLLPLVVETAHEGARLFTVPPDAVHEVVLEHPDLPWFGQLGLRWHAVPVISNTRLTIGGVTYPAAPFNSWFVGSEIGARSLADENACGAARSVAEALGLDTSTERSLWRDRAVVELNRAVLHSFDLAAVTITDHHAESRHRLSWLRSRQRHSGNRPAFRLDPAAAHRARAGGPARFPTTPEETTLPHSPGRLAELLRRRAGGLGG
- the trmB gene encoding tRNA (guanosine(46)-N7)-methyltransferase TrmB; the protein is MTVGQQRAWDRHWERLGREVKALPAGPVHFDEWFGREAPVVLEIGSGMGETTSQLVAAAPELNYVAVEVYKPGLAQLLLRAEALEVTNLRVLRGDAVDLLTEHVEPASLAEVRIYFPDPWPKKKHHKRRLVQPEFVRLVASRLRPGGTLHLATDWEEYAEQMLRVCSAEPLLRNRFDGWAPRPGWRPVTKFEQRAVEEERISHDLMFERVELT
- a CDS encoding ABC transporter ATP-binding protein; translation: MIEATGLTKHYGRTVAVDDLSFSVQPGRVTGFLGPNGAGKSTTMRMILGLDRPTRGKVTVKGQDYRSLREPLRVVGALLDAKWVHPNRSARAHLQWLARSNRIPDKRVDEVLDAVGLTQVAKRRAGGFSLGMSQRLGIAGALLGDPEVLMFDEPVNGLDPEGILWIRQFMHRLAAEGRTVFVSSHLLSEMAQTAQDLIVIGRGKLISQTSTEQFIADATEDTVRVRSPQLDRLRELLDGRARIAEATASDGALVVHGVEPAFIGELAASNGITLHELSPQLGSLEEAFMQLTKESVEYHATE
- a CDS encoding SDR family oxidoreductase; translation: MSALEGKVAAVTGATRGAGRAIAVELGAAGATVFVGGRSTRGHKSPIGRDETIEETAELVTAAGGRGIPVRCDFTVPADVDAFRARVESEGDGRLDVLVDDVWGGEADTEFTVFWEQDLDRQLRMWRNSMEAHFVTLHRLLPLLIREPGGLLVEMTDGDSDEFYSQSLAYDSVKVGIRRIGTVMAKELEAFGGTSVAVTPGFLRSEQMLEHFGVTEENWRDAIAREPHYAMSETPRYVGRGVAALAADPDRHRFTGKALASWTLMREYGFTDVDGSRPDWGRWFEEVFKAGVDPTTADVSKYR
- a CDS encoding S8 family serine peptidase, whose amino-acid sequence is MTGRAVVAAVLLALLAPGVARAQTIEEQQWHLAALEVSAAHAITRGDGVVVAVVDSGVDDTRPDLAGALLPGAGFGSASGTDGTEDKDGHGTAMATLIAGRAVDGGALGVAPGAMIMPVSVGADGDKFTTASVAEGVTWAVDQGADVINLSLTSLATLTPDLLRAVNHAFDNDAVVVAGTGNDGDEHVGAPANIKGVIAVSGTIEGNGPWPESNTGPETVLAAPAQRIVTAVPVSVVDTGYAEVDGTSAATALVSGAAALVRARYPELDAGNVVNRLIATATDLLAPGRDDVTGFGQVDPVAALTAEVPRVERNPLAPPPRTSSAAPPPTSGEDLAAPPAEADGGTRLLVAFGGLTAVGIVVAAVSLLLARRSRVRRAPVPVVTEIPPPSDDFWRDDRF
- a CDS encoding ABC transporter ATP-binding protein, which encodes MIEAVGLTKRYGKTMAVDNLSFTVEPGRVTGFLGPNGAGKSTTMRMILGLDRPSAGQVLIGGKPYAQLDRPLRTVGALLDAKWVHPNRSARAHLQWLAKSNGLPDRRVDEVLDMVGLTKVAKRRAGGFSLGMSQRLGIAGALLGDPKVLLFDEPVNGLDPEGILWIRQFMQGLAAEGRTVLVSSHLLSEMALTAQDLVVIGRGKLISQSSTTEFVERSTENTVRVRSPHADKLGAMLIDKGFTVREDADGSLTVSGVLSDEIGDIAAASGVVLHELSPQRGSLEQAFMQLTGDSVEYHAELAETGK
- a CDS encoding HAD family hydrolase — translated: MTWRPRLIALDIDGTITPVGREDIAPAVRAAIGRAVDDGAHVVLSTGRSLIGTRPIIDDLGLRGTTAICSNGAVWWDTTTREVIRKVEFDPGPSVEHLRGLLPDAVFAVELTGVGNLAFGRFADGDLWGEVRQVPYEELVATTTSRLVMRWVGRTPEELALRMLDVELPGVTASCDHNEAWLTLSPPGVTKGAALEDLRAALGVSERDTLAIGDGSNDVEMLRWAAHGVAMGQAPVAVQEVADAVTGTIFDDGAAAVLDRYFAA